In the genome of Cryptococcus neoformans var. neoformans B-3501A chromosome 5, whole genome shotgun sequence, the window ACACGCACCACTCGTAAATCGTTTCAGTCTGAACGTAAAGGGAAATCCAAATTGTCCACTCTGTATGACCCCAATCGGGCTGCCGACAACAACGGTTTTATCAGTCACGCTAAACACCTCTCCTACGACTATATCCCTACTCAACTCGCTCAGCCTATCTCTACCGCACAACAACGACTCCCCATCTCTGCATTTGACGGGCATATACCCTTCCACACCGGGTTCAACGTCCATCGCCCCCCCCAAACCCCAGCAAAATCGGTTGCGTCCGTTCACGGCAACTTGTTGATGGGTGAGGGAGCTCTACCCGTCATCCCTGGTGACTTCCCCAGGATCAACGGCGCTGGCGGAGTACCAGTCGGTGGACCCAAGTATGCCGGACCTACGTTCCACAACAGTCCTCATGCGGCGACGTTGAGCAAACCCGATTTAGAAGATTTTTAGATTTTGGGACTCTGGGGGCTCTTGGGTTTGCATATcattggttttttttttcgacTTTTGAAAATCTTATCGACAACGGCCCTCTTTTTAATCCGACATCTCTACAAACCATTCGACAATTTcgttttctctttttttccctctcgACCCATGCTCGATTCTTGTTGTGCTACCTATTACCCGCTATCACTCATTCTGCACTTTGCCGTCGCACCACCGTCCGACACTCATTCATACCTCCGATCTCATATCGGTTATGTGTATATTACAACCTCAGCAGTTCAAGTTTCGACTGTCTACAAGCAAACCCTCATTTATTTCAACAAAACACAATATCATGATAGACAGAGAACAAAGCCAGCAAACCATCAAATTGTGGTATTTATCTGTACCCATTTTCCTCATGTACTGTACAATAACTTGTACTTTTAGCCCGCCTGCCACCTACCTCCCTGCTCCCTTTCCAAAGGGGCCACAGTCTGGCGAGTATGTTGGGCTTTCTTGCCGACTTCTTGCGATCCGTCACTTCCTCCATAATTATGATTTTTTATTACCTTGAATTTACCGATTCTTGGTCTTTGACGTCCTCCAAAGACCGTGGAGTAGCAGTGTGGCGCAGggatgatggcgatgagagagagggagatgtGGCGAAAGTGGAGAGGGTTATAACCAGTGGGGTGGAAGAATGACATGTCGCTCAACCGGCGTGTACAGTAGCGGATGGGGGTGAAGATGCAACTTTTTGCCTCATAACCATGTACATGATTCATTTCCTGATCATCACACTGTAACGTGCATACGGCTTTGCATTCAAGGTGCTACATATTCAAGATTCATATAAACTAAgctgatggtgatgatcCAAGGATTTCCACACTGTAGAGAGTAATTCGGCCGTACTGGTCTGATGACTTGTCAAACTCAAACTTGAGCTCCTTCAAGAGAGGCAGGCCCGAAGAATTGTCACCAGCAACTCCCTCGGCTTCAAGCTCGGAAGGAAGAGCGCctgaaggagggaaggggatCCTATAATAGACGCTTGTTAATAACCTTGCAGCGAAGCACTAGTGTAAAAGCCGACTTGCTCAAAGATCTgcctcttgttcctatcCTCTGGATAAACCTTCCCACCCAACTCCAAGCCCAATCTGATCacaccttccttctccgcgtccttttcctctgcgACCCACACACTCACACTAGTGCCCACAAATCCACCTTGAAAAGTGAATGCGACGTGCGTGGCGGCTACCGGTGCCGGGAAAGAGAgttggagagaagatggggcCGTAGATGACCATGGTGGGTTTTCGcctgaggaggaggaaggagacaGGAGATGTTTCTTGGAGGAGCCAGGGAGGGTTGTGGATACGCTAAAACAATGTGAGATGGGTGAAGTCCGCGGGATGGTAGATGGACATACGTGAGCTTTGTGCCCTCTGGGAGTACATTTGTGAGTGACATGGTtatggatggaaggaagagatatATGCATGCATGGGAAGAGACAATGCCGTACTTATTATTATACACCCCAACTAATCATCGCTGGGTAAATGACGATCAGCTCCCATATAAATTTCCCACGCTCGCACCCCGACATTTCCGACTGCATTTTCCTGGCCTCTACTTTTCACCGCAACAAACCATTAAAACATCCCATTCGTCCAAAAAAATGTCCCGTCCTGCCCTCCTTCGTCCCTTCGCATCTATTCCCAGACAATCGTTTGCTGTTCGTGCTCCTGCAGCCGCCGGTATCAGGTTCATCAACTCCAAAGTTGGTTCTACTCGCGGTGCCGGTGCGGTCGACTACCGTGTTCTCGAGGGTATCGATGGTTTCCTCCCAAAAGAAAATTTTGACAGGTTGAAGGAGTGGCAGCTGGGTCTTTGGGAGAGATTACAAGCTGAAGTTCAGAGTGAGTCGGGGATTCGAATTTTGGGATGACGTCGAGTACGAAAAGATTGGCCAAGACTGATGGATTTCGATTAGACAACCCTGGATTGGTGGAGGTGAAGCAAAAGTGGGATCGAAGCGGGTTGGATATTACCGACTTATTGTCTACCACAGCCAAGGACAGGAGCTTGGGTCTGGCGTACAACTATGGAGCTTTATTGGCCAAcaactctttcttcttggaaAGCCTTGTGAGtgatttctttttctggTGATAATGGTCCTATACTCATATGACCTACAGAATGCCGGAGAACCCATTGAGCCCAGCAAGGTTTTCACTCCTGTGTTGGAGAAGCTTGAAGGTTACGCTGAGGGTATTATTGGTGGTGGCTGGTTATGGGTAGGTCATTCGTAAAATCCAAAAGTCCATGTCACGCTAAATAACGATACGCCTCTGCTAGATCGCCCGAACTGGCGACCACGAGGCTCAGATTGATATTATCCCTACTTTCGGATCCGGTACCCTCCTTGTCTCTGGCCGAGCTCAACGTTCAGGTGCCGTCTTTGAAGAGCCTCTCGCATCCAGCCCCGAACCCCCCGTCGTTACCTCTGACATGACCGGTCCTTCCCCCGTATCTGCTATCCCTGAAACCactgctcctccttccgTAGCCTCTCAAGGGTCCAATCTCAAGCGAGGATCTAGCATTTACCCTGCTCCTCTTGCCGTGCTCAATCTTTTCGAGCTTGCGTGGTTGGGTGACAAGTACGGCGTTTGGGCCAAGAGGCAATACGTGAGGGATTGGATCAAGAGTGTAGACTGGAAGAAGGTAGAGGAGAGGAACTCTCAAGTCACTGCCAAGTAAGGTGATGGCTGCTGCGATAGATGGATGCAGAAACTTTCCAAACTAATCCCAATCGCATTGTCGTTGATGTCTGATATATCCGTTGACATTATGCTTCCAGTTCAATATCTAGCAGGCGAGAGTGACTACACCTATCGTGCTTATACTGGTCGGCCAGAACTTGCCTAGCTTTTTGCTCTCAGCCACAAGTATACCCCACACAAAGAGATTTGCAACTGATGAGGCTCGCGAGAGGCGAGACACGAAGTCATAATCTTTTACGTAATAGTAGCGGCTAAGTTTGACTTCGCCAAACAGCTAATCGACATTCCGTCCTCTCGTTTGTTCTTTTTGGTTTTCGTTGTGTAAAGTGACTAACTCCGAACTCGATCTCTCAGAATGGCACAGCTTGCTCTACGAAATACGGATCAACAGTCCGGAAGTTTATAAACATGGAATCTTTCACATCGCTGCTCTAGGCAAGTTATACGACTAGGGCGTGCCGGTTTTCTCACCGGCCTATCCCCAGGACTCTCACCTCGCAGCGACAGTCTGACGTACATAAACCTGGCCGTTTGCCTTTTGTCTTTCCCCCCAtactcttctcttcatatCTTCTAGCTACAGCACTCTTCTGCGCTCACCACAACTCCTTTACACACACACACTTACCTAACAGCTCTTTTACCTTGTAGTCCCACCAATCCAAACACTTTCAAAATGGGTTTCCGTCGATTTCTCGCCTCCTTACTCTGCGGTAGATCCATATCCTTCCCCACAGGTAGATTGTGTCTAAACTAAGTATACTTAGTGTCTAAGGCTCAGGCCGACACCGACTCTAtcctccccatcaccaAAGACTTtatcaccagcagcagctccatctcttctgcctccACAGCCAGTACTCGAACCAGCAACCGCTCTCAAGAAATCCTAGACAAGGCCTCTGGCCGTACCATGGTCCTTCAAGAATTTATCAGTTCTGAGGAGACTTATGTCAACCTCCTCGAAGAATTTGACGATATTTACATCCAGTCGGCCTGTGCACCCCTCATTTTTCACACACTTGGAAAACTCTCACGCCAGGTGACTTTTTACACGGCCCTTACTCTGGAAGAACGCAGAACGATGTTTAATGGCCTCCAGGAGATTCTTAGCCTTCACCGCACGCTTGTACTTCCCAAACTCTTCGCTGCCACCCAAGTCCTTCTCACGCAAGGTGACGACCACGACGGACTTCGCTCCACCCATACAGCCTTTGAAGTCTGCCAAGTGATTTGCAAATTTGCTGACTGGTTCAAGATGTATTCTGCTTACAGCGTGACTTGCGATAATGCGACTGCCAGACTTACGCAATGGACCAACGGAATTAACATGGTCAGGCAAGACAAGAATCGTGTGCAGGCGTACTTGACCAAGTGCAAGGTCAACAACAATCACTCGCAGATTAATATGACTGGTTActtgcttcttcctgtCCAACGCTTGACTCGTTACAAAATGCTGGTGAGTATCTCGCCCCTTTTACGAATAAAGCTGATTCCTTTTGATAGCTTGAACAACTCGAAAAGTACACCCCGGCCCCTCCAAGTGGAGCCAGGGACTACATCGGCGAGGCTTTATCCCGCATCTCTACCATCCTCGTTTATGTCAATGATTATAAACGCGATCTCGACGCTCGCTCCCGCCTGTGTCACTGGGCAGACCAAATTTCGTCTGTAGGACCTTCGCCTCTTGTTCAACCTCATCGCACATTGATTCGCGAAGGACCCATCAAATTCATTGCCCGCGGTGCCTTGCCCCAAAATACTTCTAAAACACTCAAGCATCGCCATGTGGACGAATCAAAAAGGAGTATTGGGACCGTAAATAAGATGTGTATGGCAATACTTTGCCAAGATTTGCTTGTGCTCGTCGATAATGTTGCAAATAAACAAAAGGGTAAATTGGAGTTGGTAGATGTTGTGAGACTTAGTGCGATGGGCAATGCGAGAGTGGAGTGGGGGAATGTAGTCGTGTTTGAAGCGTACCACAATGTGAGTCGTCACAGCCGTCTTTCCGACCTGTACTATTATGTCCTGACGCTTTTAGACTGAACAGGTCTCGTATTATCTTCGAGCGGACGACCAAGAGATTGCTCAAGGTTGGGTTGATGCTATCAACCAGTCAAAAAGATCATAGAATTGTCAAGCTCCTTTTGATTAGAGCTTATACTTGACGCTTACCAGCATACTTACTTACTGTAATTCCTTTTAATATGAGAGCTTCGTAATTCTTAAGCTCGCTATCTCTAGATATCGGCAGGGCATTTTGGTTTTCTGATTTGATTTTGAACTTTGTTTGTGCTTCTGTGATGACCATATACTTATTCTATAATCATCCAGGTTGTTTTTGTGGCATTATCATGCATGTATTCGGATTTTTGCTGCCCTTGACGAGACCGGAAGACTCTTTACGCGACTAGTACTAGTAGACGATGAACGCGACGCCTTTgttgtcttcttcgttgTCAAAAGCATTCGTATTACATCTTGAATCTTGATTCTCCAATCTTTtccaatcttcctcctcgccgGGAGACGTCATGTTCTCCCAGATCCCCTCAGCCCTCTACGAATCGCTCTTCCATGCTGCCGCCATAGACCTCGTCATTCCGGAAGTCTCGACCTTCAACCCGAATCCCTCGGACGATGACTTGCCGACATGGTGGGCTGCGCTCGAGCAAGCATCAGCCAGGAATACCGCATTCTTTGGTGAGCGGTATCTATACAGCTTATATGCACATTGCTAATGCACCACAGACGAGAATCTCGACTATTTTGTCGCTATGACTTTGCCGGACGAAAGCTTAGCTGGATTACCTGGAACCACGGTGGTGGATGCTAAAGAGCCTCCTTCCGAGATGCTCAGATTTTTAGGACGTCTAGACGTGAGCTGTTATGTACAATTTGTAGCCTTATACCTGCTGATGCCCGCTCAGTTGACAATGTCGGCATCATTCGTCCCCAAACTCCCTGCCATGGAAGTTCGTAGACCACCTGTAACCTCTATATCCAATGGCAATCTCTCAGCACCGCAAACATCAGCAACCCTTGCCCCTCCCATGCCTAGTCATTCTCAGGCCGGAGCTGCGCGAGCAAACCCTTCGCCGACGAACCCACCCATAACGCCGAACCCGTTTCCGGCCATGTcatctgaagaagaacagtACGCGAATGTAGACGGTGTGGTGGTTTGGGAGggcaaggtggaggagTCAAAAGCGGGGAACCAAAGGGAAAGCAAGAACGAAAACTGGCATTcttggggaaggaggatatTCAGGAGGAACGGGGCCTGGGAGGTCATTTGGAAAGGGGAAATCCCGGTCGGTATGTGCAGTCTCTTCGTTAGCTCGTGCCCGGCCGTGACTGAAGGGACGAGCAGTATTTGTCCGTACGAATGTCGAAAACCCTGTACTCTCGTTAACGGCCTCGGTAACTCTTCGTGACCAGAATAGCCACAGCAAGGCACACCGGAAAGGCTTTAGCCTCGACGCTATATCAATACGTAGCGGTACGGAGACTATCCGGACAGACGGCACCGAGTTT includes:
- a CDS encoding hypothetical protein (Match to EST gb|CF192811.1|CF192811), which encodes MSLTNVLPEGTKLTVSTTLPGSSKKHLLSPSSSSGENPPWSSTAPSSLQLSFPAPVAATHVAFTFQGGFVGTSVSVWVAEEKDAEKEGVIRLGLELGGKVYPEDRNKRQIFEIPFPPSGALPSELEAEGVAGDNSSGLPLLKELKFEFDKSSDQYGRITLYSVEILGSSPSA